From the genome of Triticum aestivum cultivar Chinese Spring chromosome 3B, IWGSC CS RefSeq v2.1, whole genome shotgun sequence, one region includes:
- the LOC123064790 gene encoding uncharacterized protein yields MSDVVDEARWREQVFREHEFSVVRLHSVAGNDFGGNGFIVYHSKTRCLIVSCQHVVKIVEDGGTMHAYFSNSVAPYNARVLYTDEHRDLALLWAEEVVEPMTSLRFFDSPYSSGWNVVALSFISLGASSNPILEPGTFSGDITNEPDEPHLHCSCSSKEATSGSPIILANVNEVVGVLGGASRASVYAVPVRTIKEFLGERLGGVNMDMPIAGMVRLVALQQA; encoded by the exons ATGTCTGATGTCGTGGATGAAGCTCGCTGGCGTGAGCAGGTGTTTAGAGAACATGAGTTCTCCGTGGTGCGTCTGCATTCTGTTGCTGGAAATGATTTTGGTGGCAATGGCTTTATTGTCTATCACAGTAAAACGAGGTGTCTCATAGTGTCATGTCAACATGTCGTTAAGATAGTTGAAGATGGTGGAACCATGCATGCTTATTTCTCCAACAGTGTCGCCCCATACAATGCAAGAGTATTGTATACCGATGAGCACCGGGATCTTGCTTTGCTGTGGGCTGAAGAGGTGGTGGAACCAATGACTTCTTTGAGGTTCTTTGACTCACCGTATTCTTCTGGATGGAATGTTGTCGCACTTTCTTTTATCTCATTGGGTGCTTCATCCAATCCTATTCTAGAACCAGGGACCTTTTCTGGTGACATAAC CAATGAACCAGATGAACCACACCTTCACTGTAGTTGTTCATCTAAGGAAGCGACATCAGGTTCACCTATTATTTTGGCAAATGTAAACGAGGTAGTTGGGGTGCTTGGCGGAGCTTCACGTGCCTCTGTATACGCTGTTCCGGTCAGAACTATAAAGGAGTTCTTAGGAGAGCGCCTTGGTGGAGTCAAT ATGGACATGCCAATCGCTGGGATGGTTAGGCTTGTCGCACTGCAGCAGGCATAG